A DNA window from candidate division KSB1 bacterium contains the following coding sequences:
- the panB gene encoding 3-methyl-2-oxobutanoate hydroxymethyltransferase, which yields MSSQKVLISDLQQKKKNKHAITMLTAYDYPSATLVDEAGLDIILVGDSVAMTVLGYPDTVSITVDEMVHHCKAVARGAKRAFLIGDMPFLSYQIDAKEAIRNAGRFIKEARMDAVKLEGGREVIESVRAIIDAGIPVMGHLGLTPQTATKLGGYKVQGKTEKSAKRMLEDAVSLEQAGCFALVLEAVPSKLAESITAEINIPTIGIGAGPACDGQVLVFHDILGLFDQFTPRFVKQYANLREPILNAIRTYRQEVESGVFPTDSHSF from the coding sequence ATGTCGTCGCAAAAAGTCTTAATTTCAGATTTGCAGCAAAAGAAAAAAAATAAACATGCTATCACCATGTTGACAGCTTACGATTACCCGAGTGCGACTCTGGTAGACGAAGCGGGGTTAGATATTATTCTTGTGGGCGATTCGGTTGCCATGACGGTTCTCGGGTATCCTGACACAGTTTCCATCACCGTCGATGAAATGGTGCATCATTGCAAGGCTGTTGCCAGAGGCGCGAAACGCGCTTTTCTGATTGGGGACATGCCGTTTTTATCCTATCAAATCGATGCAAAGGAAGCCATTCGAAACGCCGGTCGCTTTATCAAAGAAGCGAGAATGGATGCGGTGAAACTCGAAGGCGGTCGAGAAGTGATAGAAAGCGTTCGGGCGATCATCGATGCCGGCATCCCGGTGATGGGGCATCTGGGCTTGACGCCACAAACGGCCACAAAACTGGGAGGGTACAAAGTCCAGGGTAAAACTGAAAAATCGGCAAAACGTATGCTAGAAGATGCCGTTTCTCTAGAGCAAGCAGGCTGCTTTGCTCTGGTTCTGGAAGCTGTGCCGTCAAAACTGGCGGAATCCATCACCGCCGAAATCAACATCCCAACTATTGGCATCGGAGCCGGACCTGCCTGTGATGGCCAGGTTCTCGTTTTTCACGACATCCTGGGCTTGTTCGATCAATTCACACCGAGATTCGTCAAGCAGTACGCGAATTTACGCGAGCCAATCC